A genomic stretch from Marinimicrobium sp. C6131 includes:
- a CDS encoding DUF411 domain-containing protein yields MLKLLASVLTLTFALTGCGESPQPESSATSDSASAVNNTANATALTVYKSPTCGCCEDWITHMEGEGFEAAIEHPSRMATIKAELGIAPEYGSCHTGVSEEGYVFEGHVPAKLVRQFLDNPPENALGLAVPRMPVGSPGMEMGERFDPYDVLLLKTDGSSEIYARIETPEQQY; encoded by the coding sequence ATGCTCAAACTTCTTGCCAGCGTATTGACCCTGACGTTCGCTCTGACCGGTTGCGGCGAGTCCCCGCAACCCGAGTCCAGCGCCACCTCCGACAGTGCTTCGGCGGTAAACAATACCGCCAATGCAACCGCCCTGACCGTCTATAAAAGCCCGACCTGCGGCTGCTGTGAAGACTGGATTACGCACATGGAAGGTGAGGGCTTCGAGGCGGCCATCGAGCATCCGAGCCGGATGGCGACCATCAAGGCCGAGCTGGGCATCGCCCCCGAGTATGGCTCCTGTCACACAGGTGTGTCTGAAGAGGGCTACGTCTTCGAAGGCCACGTGCCGGCCAAGTTGGTCCGCCAGTTTCTGGATAACCCGCCTGAAAACGCACTGGGCCTGGCCGTGCCTCGCATGCCGGTGGGTAGCCCGGGTATGGAGATGGGCGAGCGTTTTGACCCATACGATGTGTTGTTGCTGAAGACCGACGGCAGCAGCGAGATTTATGCCCGGATTGAAACGCCCGAGCAGCAGTATTGA